In one window of Miscanthus floridulus cultivar M001 chromosome 12, ASM1932011v1, whole genome shotgun sequence DNA:
- the LOC136496459 gene encoding large ribosomal RNA subunit accumulation protein YCED homolog 2, chloroplastic-like isoform X2, producing the protein MARACNRALRLLPNSVTTQLASSGSRARCRSLAVHAQLSTEDNAYSSEPLKKVRVTQSLRRTRRRGTGGARQSLVSVGTSCGGGDQWSNDIELTLRQLHLDDLIEDGQRDADVLVHLLVQQHTQFGMSIKGRVLTSFRKIDEHFNLTVLSSTRRDQSGLPDLGDTDPSVIYVRPGDEVDLDSVIQETVRLTASAKSSCSETCEKSTVIWQYGGSQRKKTSSQRWSKLLDLKNTLDKAPK; encoded by the exons ATGGCGAGAGCTTGCAACCGCGCGCTGAGACTGCTGCCGAATTCCGTCACCACGCAGCTGGCAAGCAGCGGAAGCCGCGCCAGATGCAGAAGCCTCGCCGTTCACGCGCAGCTTTCCACTGAAGACAACGCTTACTCGAGCGAGCCACTGAAGAAAGTGCGAGTCACACAG AGCCTCCGGAGGACCCGCCGGAGGGGAACCGGTGGCGCGCGGCAGAGCCTGGTCTCCGTCGGAACGTCGTGCGGCGGAGGTGATCAGTGGAGCAACGACATCGAGCTGACGTTGCGGCAGCTGCATCTAGACGATCTGATCGAGGACGGGCAGAGGGATGCTGATGTACTCGTGCATCTTCTGGTACAGCAG CATACTCAGTTTGGGATGTCGATAAAAGGGCGAGTCCTCACATCCTTCAGAAAA ATCGATGAACACTTCAATCTCACGGTTCTGTCTTCAACCAGGAGAGATCAGAGTGGGTTGCCTGATCTCGGTGACACTGATCCATCG GTCATCTATGTCAGACCAGGAGACGAAGTCGATCTTGACTCGGTAATCCAAGAGACCGTACGATTAACTGCATCCGCTAAG AGTTCATGTTCGGAGACCTGCGAAAAGTCTACAGTTATATGGCAAT ATGGTGGTAGCCAGAGGAAGAAGACTTCCAGCCAAAGGTGGTCAAAACTTCTTGATCTGAAGAATACCCTGGATAAAGCGCCTAAGTGA
- the LOC136496459 gene encoding large ribosomal RNA subunit accumulation protein YCED homolog 2, chloroplastic-like isoform X1, which produces MARACNRALRLLPNSVTTQLASSGSRARCRSLAVHAQLSTEDNAYSSEPLKKVRVTQSLRRTRRRGTGGARQSLVSVGTSCGGGDQWSNDIELTLRQLHLDDLIEDGQRDADVLVHLLVQQHTQFGMSIKGRVLTSFRKVCDSCSLPYCTNIDEHFNLTVLSSTRRDQSGLPDLGDTDPSVIYVRPGDEVDLDSVIQETVRLTASAKSSCSETCEKSTVIWQYGGSQRKKTSSQRWSKLLDLKNTLDKAPK; this is translated from the exons ATGGCGAGAGCTTGCAACCGCGCGCTGAGACTGCTGCCGAATTCCGTCACCACGCAGCTGGCAAGCAGCGGAAGCCGCGCCAGATGCAGAAGCCTCGCCGTTCACGCGCAGCTTTCCACTGAAGACAACGCTTACTCGAGCGAGCCACTGAAGAAAGTGCGAGTCACACAG AGCCTCCGGAGGACCCGCCGGAGGGGAACCGGTGGCGCGCGGCAGAGCCTGGTCTCCGTCGGAACGTCGTGCGGCGGAGGTGATCAGTGGAGCAACGACATCGAGCTGACGTTGCGGCAGCTGCATCTAGACGATCTGATCGAGGACGGGCAGAGGGATGCTGATGTACTCGTGCATCTTCTGGTACAGCAG CATACTCAGTTTGGGATGTCGATAAAAGGGCGAGTCCTCACATCCTTCAGAAAAGTATGCGATTCCTGCTCCTTGCCGTACTGCACAAAT ATCGATGAACACTTCAATCTCACGGTTCTGTCTTCAACCAGGAGAGATCAGAGTGGGTTGCCTGATCTCGGTGACACTGATCCATCG GTCATCTATGTCAGACCAGGAGACGAAGTCGATCTTGACTCGGTAATCCAAGAGACCGTACGATTAACTGCATCCGCTAAG AGTTCATGTTCGGAGACCTGCGAAAAGTCTACAGTTATATGGCAAT ATGGTGGTAGCCAGAGGAAGAAGACTTCCAGCCAAAGGTGGTCAAAACTTCTTGATCTGAAGAATACCCTGGATAAAGCGCCTAAGTGA
- the LOC136498168 gene encoding UDP-glycosyltransferase 82A1-like has protein sequence MGAEAVAHPAVLLVPFPAQGHITPMLQLAGVLAAHGVAPTVAVPDFIHRRIATACGCVGDGVALASIPSGIAAQDTAAGDDDTPGFRDIVHSMEHHMPLHLERMLTTSPPRRVPPVACVVVDVLASWAVPVAVRCGVPAAGFWPAMLACYRVVAAIPELLEKGLISESGTPISSAVESSDGDEQQVVQDDGRTATIRGLEILPAQVELRVEELPWLVGDSATRSSRFAFWLQTLHRARGFRWVLVNSFPGEAGCPAAAAGNENDDDAHRLARQGPRVLPIGPVLLPGGAGERTKQQQQCGKNPSMWRADSTCIGWLDAQRAGSVVYVSFGSWVGSIGPDKVRELALGLEATARPFLWALKRDASWRSGLPDGFEDRVAGQGKLVDWAPQQDVLCHAAVGCYLTHCGWNSTLEAIQHGVRLLCYPVSGDQFINCAYITGVWRIGLRLDGGMSRDDVGAGIGRVMDDGDEGRRLQEKVWALRDRVVTVEARRAADRNVSSFVDEITRDHPLLVQLYSVL, from the exons ATGGGGGCCGAGGCGGTGGCCCACCCGGCCGTGCTCCTGGTGCCGTTCCCGGCGCAGGGCCACATCACGCCCATGCTGCAGCTGGCGGGCGTGCTCGCCGCGCACGGCGTCGCGCCCaccgtcgccgtaccggacttcATCCACCGACGCATCGCTACAGCCTGCGGCTGTGTTGGTGACGGCGTCGCGCTGGCGTCCATCCCCAGCGGCATCGCCGCCCAGGACACCGCCGCTGGCGACGACGACACCCCGGGGTTCCGCGACATCGTGCATTCCATGGAGCACCACATGCCCCTGCACCTGGAGCGCATGCTGACGACGTCGCCGCCACGCAGGGTACCGCCGGTCGCCTGCGTCGTCGTCGACGTGCTGGCGTCGTGGGCCGTGCCCGTCGCCGTGCGCTGCGGCGTGCCTGCGGCCGGGTTCTGGCCCGCGATGCTCGCCTGCTACCGCGTCGTCGCCGCCATCCCGGAGCTCCTCGAGAAGGGCTTGATCTCGGAATCAG GTACACCGATCTCGTCGGCTGTTGAGTCGTCCGACGGCGATGAACAACAGGTCGTTCAGGACGACGGCCGGACGGCGACGATCCGGGGCCTCGAGATCCTGCCGGCGCAGGTGGAGCTCCGTGTCGAGGAGCTGCCGTGGCTCGTCGGCGACTCGGCCACTCGGAGCTCCAGGTTCGCCTTCTGGCTCCAGACCTTGCACCGCGCCCGGGGCTTCCGCTGGGTGCTCGTCAACTCCTTCCCGGGCGAGGCCGGGTGTCCAGCTGCAGCCGCTGGCAACGAGAACGACGACGATGCGCACCGCCTCGCGCGGCAGGGCCCGCGTGTCCTCCCCATCGGCCCGGTGCTGCTACCGGGCGGCGCCGGCGAGCGCACGAAACAGCAGCAGCAGTGCGGCAAGAACCCCAGCATGTGGCGCGCGGACTCGACGTGCATCGGGTGGCTGGACGCGCAGCGCGCCGGGTCGGTGGTGTACGTCTCGTTCGGCAGCTGGGTGGGGTCGATCGGCCCAGACAAGGTCCGCGAGCTGGCGCTGGGGCTCGAGGCCACGGCCCGCCCGTTCCTGTGGGCGCTCAAGCGCGACGCGTCCTGGCGCTCGGGGCTCCCCGACGGGTTCGAGGACCGCGTGGCGGGCCAGGGCAAGCTCGTGGACTGGGCGCCGCAGCAGGACGTGCTCTGCCACGccgccgtggggtgctacctcaCCCACTGCGGCTGGAACTCCACGCTGGAGGCCATCCAGCACGGGGTGCGACTGCTCTGCTACCCGGTCTCCGGGGACCAGTTCATCAACTGCGCCTACATCACCGGGGTGTGGCGGATCGGGCTCAGGCTCGACGGCGGCATGAGCCGCGACGACGTCGGGGCCGGCATCGGGAGGGTCATGGACGACGGCGACGAGGGCCGGCGCCTGCAGGAGAAGGTCTGGGCGCTGCGGGACCGCGTCGTGACGGTGGAGGCCAGGCGCGCCGCCGACCGGAACGTCAGCTCGTTCGTGGACGAGATCACGAGAGATCACCCGCTGTTGGTGCAACTATACAGCGTGTTGTAG